A window from Mangifera indica cultivar Alphonso chromosome 2, CATAS_Mindica_2.1, whole genome shotgun sequence encodes these proteins:
- the LOC123209773 gene encoding uncharacterized protein LOC123209773, which produces MATSSKPESSSNIGIIIEKNPSDYKLSELNIKSWPKWGCPPGKYMFKYEAEETCYLLKGKVKVFPKGSSEFVELGAGDLVIIPKGISCTWDVSVAIDKHYKFDSS; this is translated from the exons ATGGCAACATCTTCAAAGCCTGAATCATCCTCAAATATAGGCATCATAATTGAAAAGAATCCCTCAGATTACAAGTTATCTGAATTGAATATCAAGTCATGGCCTAA ATGGGGCTGCCCTCCCGGAAAGTATATGTTTAAATACGAAGCAGAAGAGACATGCTACTTGCTCAAAGGCAAAGTGAAAGTGTTTCCAAAAGGGTCATCAGAATTTGTAGAGTTAGGTGCAGGAGATCTTGTGATCATCCCCAAGGGAATAAGCTGCACTTGGGATGTTTCTGTAGCTATCGATAAACACTACAAATTTGATTCTTCATAA